Proteins encoded by one window of Grus americana isolate bGruAme1 chromosome 7, bGruAme1.mat, whole genome shotgun sequence:
- the SFR1 gene encoding swi5-dependent recombination DNA repair protein 1 homolog produces MEEPVLEKLTSLCSTPKDSGTAAPQGTSSGKQPMSAALRERLRKTRRSFNANFTVAKRLKIDSEEKDSADADKGCLPKTITNTDCSRLQDGSENVERNSTGHTCFRSPLQENDLCGSAENSHVLQSDLSQQQSLEEKVRLVKQVQEKEELLRRLKLVKMYRSKNNLSELQALIVKWRSSTQLMLYELQSAFSADGKKVSLTQLIDTFGLEDQLLHYSRTEEDFVDP; encoded by the exons ATGGAAGAACCAGTGCTTGAAAAATTGACATCTTTGTGCAGTACTCCAAAGGATTCTGGGACAGCAGCTCCACAGGGAACTAGTTCAGGGAAACAG ccAATGAGCGCAGCTCTGAGGGAGCGATTAAGGAAAACAAGACGTTCATTTAATGCTAATTTTACAGTGGCAAAGCGGCTCAAGATAGactctgaagaaaaagacagtGCTGATGCTGACAAAGGGTGCTTGCCCAAGACAATTACAAATACAGATTGTTCCAGATTACAGGATGGTTCTGAAAACGTGGAAAGAAACAGCACTGGACATACATGCTTCAGAAGTCCCTTACAGGAAAATGATCTCTGTGGATCAGCAGAGAATTCTCATGTGCTACAGTCTGACCTTAGTCAGCAGCAGTCCCTGGAAGAAAAAGTAAGGCTGGTGAAACAAGtgcaagaaaaggaagaactaCTTCGAAGGCTCAAACTGGTTAAGATGTACCGATCTAAG AACAACCTGTCTGAACTGCAGGCTTTGATAGTGAAATGGAGAAGCAGTACCCAGCTGATGCTATATGAACTGCAGTCGGCCTTTTCTGCAGATGGCAAGAAAGTGAGTCTCACTCAGCTGATAGATACTTTTGGATTAGAAGACCAGTTACTGCACTACAGCAGAACAGAAGAAGATTTTGTAGATCCATAA